The Mytilus edulis chromosome 4, xbMytEdul2.2, whole genome shotgun sequence nucleotide sequence ggggcagcaacccaacaacaggttgtccgattcacctgaaaaattcagggcagatagatcttgacctgatgaacatttttaccccatgtcagatttgctctaaatgctttggtttttgagttataagccaaaaactgcattttacccctatgttctatttttagccgtggcggccatcgtggttggttggcggggtcacgccacacaatttctaaactagatacccaaatgatgattgtggttaagtttggtttaatttggccacatattatcagaggagaagatttttgtaaaagataactaagatctacaaaaaatggttaaaaattgactataaagggcaataactcttaaaggggtcatttgaccatttccgtcatgttaacttatttgtaaatcttactttgctgaacattattgctgtttacagtttatctctatctataataatattcaagataataaccaaaaacagcaaaatttccttaaaattaccaatttaggggcagcaacccaacaactggttgtctgattcatctgaaaatttcagggcagatagatcttgacctgatgaacatttttaccccatgtcagatttgctctaaatgctttggtttttgagttataagccaaaaactgcattttacccctatgttctatttttagccgtggcggccatcttggttggttggcggggtcacgccacacaatttctaaactagataccccaatgatgattatggccaagtttggtttaatttggcccaacagtttcagaggagaagatttttgtaaaagttaacgacgacggacgcaggacgacggacgacgacagacgacgacggacgccggacgcctagtgatgagaaaagctcacttggcccttcgggccaggtgagctaaaaagggctTATCTCAATAAATTAGTATTTACATAAAAATTAGAAGTTGTATGCTTGTCAGTGAGACAACTGTCCAGAGGTAGAGGCCTTCCAGGGGCCCTCCCCCTCCTATTCTAGCAAAAATTTCATTGATTATATAGAAATCCATTGAAGCATGACCATAGCAGCCCTCTCTTAGACAGTCAGTGGGCCTTCACTTAAGAAAAATTCTGGATCTGCAACTGCTGTCTACTAGCAAacttcaaatgaagtggatgtaggcAATTACAGTCAACTtttgcctttaacaatgagaaaaactcataccatatatatatagCTGGCTATAAAAAGCCTTAAAATGGTAAATAAGAAACATTAATTTGTTTTACCTCTTAGATCTGCCTTAATGAGCAACTTGTGTTAATATGGATAACACTAACAGTATTCTGTTTTACTCTCAAACGAATTTTGAAAGAGCACATCATTATTCCTATACATCCTTTTGgtaatttggcattttttttcCATGGTCAATTTCTTTTCGTTCTCAGACCAGTCAAATTCATTTTATTGTATCATTACTATTgaatttctgttatttttaaaatgcatgatatttgttttgtttgctttgtgttttttgtttgtttttacagaaaaCCTGGATGCACATTAATTTTGAAAGGGAGCATTGATCTGACCAACACACAGTCTCTAATGTCTGGAATCAGGAATTCAGTATTGTTGAAATGTATCACTTTATGGTTTTAGGTTATAAAGgcagaataaaaaaacaaattcatctCAGATTTATAATGCAACATCTGCATttgacatgtataaatgtatttatattaatAACTATATATTTACCGCATACCGGTACATTAAAAATAACCACATGAATAAATAATGAACAACTAATAAATGTTTTGtgtacaaagggcaataactcattcaTTAGACAGATGGTACAATCTAAAATAATAAGttaaataattatattgtatcagaaaaaaatgtaggtagtacccaacactttcactaagattaatttggctcgtttcattttcatcaaattttaacacagtatttactttgaccctttaacaaaaatataaaaattttgaaccaaccgttttgtcagaaaaattacactggttatatacagcagtttgacaaacaccaatttttatcattgaaaagcttaatattccctttacaacacaacgtaattataacgttaagctgactttacagagttatctccctgtagtgttaggtaccaccttaatatagtGAAATCAAATTATAGTTATATTACATTTTGTTAAGTAACTTTATTGCAATCACTCATTAATATTTGAATGAAATGCTGCATCTTTGTTTACTAACTTGTCGTcaaataaattttgttgatgCAGTTTAGGTGTTCAAGCATTTGATAGTTTGATACCAGTTAAATTGAAAACTTCAAAATTGGTACTTGCTGCTACACAGCTACGCACACAACATTTAGGGATAAAAGTGAAGACTCTTGAATCAGATCAATTTGTCTGGGAGTGGGAGAGTTGACATGACTTCTTgaaatagtttatttaaaaaatatctgcCTGGCAAAAAGCTTGATTCAAACACATTATTAGTATCCAATAACAGGTTTAACTCCTGATATaagcatgtaatatttgccactaaaCATAAACCAttcattcaatttttaaatttgttataaaaaaaaaatatgacttgaAAATTCACAAGGACAATTAGTAATCTTTTTTTTAACCTACATGTATTTTATAGGAATACCTTGAGTTTCAAGGGCTAGGGGGAGTTgctatattttgtcaaatttctagAAAATGATTCAAACACATTATTACAGTACTACATGTATCACAATAACAGGTTTTTTGTTATGGCCTGTttaatgttttttctttcattttgattgAAGTATCATAAAATGCCCTTTTTTTTTAGGGTCACGTAAGCGGCTTCTTCCAGATGCTGTCCCCTCATTGTTTTTGTTTAGGGAAAGTTCTTCACCCAGATCATCAAAATACAGTAGACGAGATGATGTGGACTTAAGCGTGGTCAATAATGTACAGTTTGAAGTTGAGGTTGATAACGAGGCTGAGGTCAAAGAAAAATTTGATGACTTAGATGGCATTGAGCCTATGCAACAGGAAATGGGAGTGCACTGTACCTTACTTGGAAGATTCAGTATTGAGAATTTAGAGAATGATCCAAAACGTGTCCAATGTTATACCTCATTCAGGGACTATGAGCATTTTATGCTGTTTTTCAATTGTTTAGGCCCAGCTGTAACTGAATTAAATTACCAATGTCTGTCTTTGACACCAAAAGATCAACTGTTTATGTGTTTAATGAAGTTACGTCAGAACAAAGAAGATTtagaattaagttttttatttgaAGTGTCTGAATCAACTGTGTCAAAGATTGTCATAACTTGGATAAATTTCATGTACTTTCAATTAAAAGAGATTAACATATGGCCATCTAGAGATATTGTGACTGATTATATGCCAGATGATTTTAAGTACAAATTTGCAACTACCCGGGTGATATTAGATGCTACTGAAACCCCTATACAGAAGCCATCACATGTTGATGCACAAAGTGTGACATGGTCTAGCTACAAACATAAAAACACAATTAAAACCATGATAGGTTGCACACCAAGAGGCACAGTATCATATGTAAGTGATGCTTATGGGGGTTCAGCAAATGACCGTCAGATCATAGAAAAGTCTGAATTGCTTCAGCTGAACTTGAACTTATTTGAACAGAAAGATAGCATAATGGCAGACAGAGGAATAATGGTTCAGGATTTATTTGCAGCACAAGATGTGAAAGTGAACACTCCCACTATGCTTAAAGGAAAAAGTCAGTTGGAACCCGAGGAAGTTGTAAGGGACAGGAGAGTAGCATCCAAAAGAATTCACATAGAGCGAGTTATTGGATTAGCCAAAACATTTAAGATCTTGAAAAATGAACTGCCATCAGGCAAACTTATACTTGGGTCTAGaattatttttgtgtgtttttctattgCAAATTTCAGAAAGTGTATTGTGAATGAAAATGCATAAGAATATATTTGACAAAATTACTCAAAACCAGATGGACTGTAAATGCTTGTTCATGTAAATGTTGTTTGCTTATTTATAAATTACACTTTATCAGTTTCATGTGTCCAAAGTGAGTTTTTGGCTTTTATAAATGGCAGAAttaatccaaaatatttaaaagcctTTGAAGGCAGTTACTTTTAATAT carries:
- the LOC139521873 gene encoding uncharacterized protein isoform X1, whose translation is MHDICFVCFVFFVCFYRKPGCTLILKGSIDLTNTQSLMSGIRNSVLLKWSRKRLLPDAVPSLFLFRESSSPRSSKYSRRDDVDLSVVNNVQFEVEVDNEAEVKEKFDDLDGIEPMQQEMGVHCTLLGRFSIENLENDPKRVQCYTSFRDYEHFMLFFNCLGPAVTELNYQCLSLTPKDQLFMCLMKLRQNKEDLELSFLFEVSESTVSKIVITWINFMYFQLKEINIWPSRDIVTDYMPDDFKYKFATTRVILDATETPIQKPSHVDAQSVTWSSYKHKNTIKTMIGCTPRGTVSYVSDAYGGSANDRQIIEKSELLQLNLNLFEQKDSIMADRGIMVQDLFAAQDVKVNTPTMLKGKSQLEPEEVVRDRRVASKRIHIERVIGLAKTFKILKNELPSGKLILGSRIIFVCFSIANFRKCIVNENA
- the LOC139521873 gene encoding uncharacterized protein isoform X2, producing MPQYCSVPGCRNSGGHKFPEERELQLRWRVAIKRRDSTTKGLWKPGKHDVVCAAHFKEADYRVSGLLGSRKRLLPDAVPSLFLFRESSSPRSSKYSRRDDVDLSVVNNVQFEVEVDNEAEVKEKFDDLDGIEPMQQEMGVHCTLLGRFSIENLENDPKRVQCYTSFRDYEHFMLFFNCLGPAVTELNYQCLSLTPKDQLFMCLMKLRQNKEDLELSFLFEVSESTVSKIVITWINFMYFQLKEINIWPSRDIVTDYMPDDFKYKFATTRVILDATETPIQKPSHVDAQSVTWSSYKHKNTIKTMIGCTPRGTVSYVSDAYGGSANDRQIIEKSELLQLNLNLFEQKDSIMADRGIMVQDLFAAQDVKVNTPTMLKGKSQLEPEEVVRDRRVASKRIHIERVIGLAKTFKILKNELPSGKLILGSRIIFVCFSIANFRKCIVNENA